GCCGCGCTCGGCGGCTCGGTCTTGTTGGACGAGAGAATCCATCCtgtccttcctttctttcacgaagcacttaagaatgagagaaaaataaccgGGCCTAACTTCGTTTTTGCGCTCCGAAACCGACTTCCTTCCCGTCCAATTTATATTGCGAGATTTGGGGGAGGCCCTCACGGCTTTGCAGCCTCTATTTGGGGGAGCCCCCCCTGGCCCCGGCCACGGCTCTACAACACCCGTGGGGTGCTGCGGAGGGGTGGGGCCCGCTCGGTAGTCAGACTGCCGAGCGGGTCCCACCCCTCCGTAGCACCCCCCACGGGTCTGCAGAGCCGCggcggggggtggggggggctCCAAATAGAggctgcaagagagagagagagagagagagagagagagaggtcatgttacttcaaatttgagagagagagagagagagagagagagagagagagagagtgagtgagagagagaaagtgagtgagagggagaggtcATGTTACTTCCCAAAGCACAGAACCGAGTACTTGGTTAGGGGGGCCTCCCCCAACCAAGTACGTTGCAGTGCCAATAATGGCACtgcatgaacaaaaataaagaaagaaaagcaagacgTTGCAGTGCCAATAATGGCACtgcatgaacaaaaataaagaaagaaaagtagtACGTTGCGGTGCCAATAATGGCACCGCAGCACCTATGGGAGGCCTCCCCTACACCTTATTGTGTGCGGACGTAGCTTCTATTGCGTCTGCACGCGGGGGGCGTTGCGGCGCCATTCACGGGTTTGATTAATTCagtttgaattattctctttttgcatttgaaaagtcCATGATGCCCAAGTTTTTTGGCTCCATACAAGGTGGGAAGGGATACTCCGACGACGTGTATGTGTGCAATTACATGTAGTAATTATATGTGCACAAAGTAGGAAACTATTGGCCGTAgattaattaagtaattatatgtacacataaatgatgaaatatcgcgcaattgagatattgtaatgtcacaaaaaaaattacacatgtaatataaaaatcaactaaaaaaatgaacgtAATAAATATGAATGTTGAAcggtattataacattacaaaagtgTCATCAAACTATTCTACATAATTGACACAAGCGTCATCTAATCCCGGGCCGATCTGTGTGCACATGTTTGCCTGTTGTGCCCCGATTTCCCGCAGTTCGTGCAATGGTTACGTGAATCGCTATTGCTCGGGGTTCttcagtccatctcattacatATCCGAGATGCacgaggccttcctttcttcctaatacgcCTTGGATCCGGAACTAATGGCAACTCATTAGCTTTATCCCAGTAGTCATGATGCCCtaacggatgaaacatgtaccgatagcatcgaagggttttgtccaacgtatagcattcatctacgaacccagtgtaatcaattgcatgtagttGTCATactgcaattacgtgggaacaaggaattttcaactgttcaaatttcccacatgtgcatgttcgctcgtgtagatgcactttgtatttgttgCCCCCGGATCCTCTAGTTCTATCATGTGCGGTTTTCACTTCGTAAATCCCTCTTTCAGAGTTGAAACATCTTACCCGATGCCTCTTTGCCTTTTTGCTATTTTTGTGGAGCGTTTCACCCGCAATTTGCATAAATTGCCATTGGTTGGCCTTCTGCATCGTGTACATCGTTCTCCTCGTGTCAAAATAATGAGACAACTGGTAGAATATCTTTTCCACCATGGCTGTTATTGGCAAACCACGAACGAgtttcagcatcccgttgaccgattcaaccaaatttgtggtcatcgacccatatttcttccctccatcataagcctttgtccatttctccCTTGGAATCTGATCACACCATTCAGCTATGGGTTGATCGACCTCCCTAAttcggctcatgatgaaatcgAACTTCCGTCATTGATTCGCATAAGCTGCACATTACAACAATAATCGATACAGtatattataataaaattttttaaaaagttttgaggTGGGAATTCACGAAATTCAACATTTACCTGCCATTTGAACATATTTTATCCCGTCggtatttttgaaatattttttgtagttgccgacaatatgaagaatgcaatatctatggtgggcatgtggaggacgccactgTCTTGTCTGCATTGCTTgttgaatcccgatatgtcCGTCCGAtatcacacaaatatcatcccttctagtgacatatctccgcagcatattcataaaccaccgccgattgtcaacattttccctatCAACCACAGCAAGTGCCAATGGGAAATTATGATTAttcccatcaagtgaggccgcacaaaggagcgttcctcggtattttccatacaagaaaGTACCGTCGACAAATATAACAGGCCGACAACATTTGAAACCTTCAATTGTTTGCccgaaagtccaaaacatgcgGTCGAAAACCGTGTAGCTCTCATCCTCAGCCATGCGATCCTCGATCACGAAATGAGAACCTGGATTCTCTTTCATCATTGCGTTCATGTACCTCATCAACCTACCATAtgactcatcccatcctccaaattctttggcaatcGCCAATTGTTTGGCATTCCagattttacggtaagtaggttggaagttaagcttgtcttgaatctccgccatgatcgccttgattttgatatccggttgggcggAGACTATTTGTTGGATGAAGCTGCATATGTACATTTGATCGAGGTGCGGATGATCTGCAGATGTATGTATATTATTGTATGTATGTGGGccattatacttacttatttttcaaaacatgcaacccacttttgtgatcgcgcggagcctccagcCGCATGGTCCATTCGGATTATCACACTTGATgacatattctctcttcttcgtggTATCATAGAAAAAcctatgatttcttctcattgagtACTCTTTGGCGTTAGTCAGTACCGCATCCCATGATGGAAAAATCTGCCCAACAGCAAATTCTTTTGACGGATCAAATACCGTACCACCCGGCTTTGCTCTTGTATCGTCTtacatcatatcaaagtcgatcttcGAATAGGATggtggatgtaccaatggcTGAATGGGGTTACTATCTTGCGTGTTATAGTAACTCTCCATATTGTCAGATTCAATAGCTTCGGCATCACTATCATCACTGTCCATCCAACTATCATTGTCTTCATCGCTAACCTCATCatggtcattatcatcattatcaccatcatcatcattattatcgttATTATCATCGGACTCACCCGGTTGATTACGCacagcatcttcttcttcttcttattctgcTTCTTccgctccttcttgttcttcttcttcttcacaaacattGGACCATTCCCCCGTATGGTAATCATGTATCACCCGGTGTTCATCTACAATGACATAAAACACTACAAACCCCATTCCAATAGATCGATTGGCAAACCGCTGGATCATCCAAACAGTATTATCATCACGCACGTCCATTATATCATACACGACAAACCCTTGTGTGACATTTGGGTATCTATAGATGATGCTATGAATGTACTGGTTTCCGGtaatattcaacgcgctctcaatcgtagcacgtaatgcatctaatgtccatatgtttgcaaactcgaacCAGGTAGATTCTCCGTCTTCGTAATCATTTCCATAAtctttttgcactattctacctccccaatgcacaattgcaatagatgtAGACGCCATTCTgttaaacaaattataaattatttggtGGCTACATTTTACGAAACATTAGAACaagcaatatatcaaatgaaataaacattctgctaaagaaatgtttccaaaaataaaattcaataaattttaaatgttgCAATTATTTCACATATAAATaacaacccaaaaaataaatatatacttACGAAACTGTAAAAAAAAGGTACAACGAAATTAACCTCAAACTATCGATGGAGAGCACGTGCCGAATGAATCTTTCTTAAGCGCCAAGAGAATACACCGAGCAACAAGGTTGGCTTTGCACCAAATCACaacttctagaaaaaaaaatttcaaaaattaatttcaatataacgcatatattaataacaaatataaaaaacacACACTGTAATATACACTTACCGAAGCAACGGAGAGTGCAACAATTTCTGAGCCTAAGGCAATTGAGGGTTTTTGTGTGAAATAGAGGGAATGCGAGAGTTGGAacatgagagagggagagtgcgagagtgagagagagaggggcttcaGCTGTGCTTTAAATACAACCAAAGAGAGGCTGTAGCACCCGTGAATGTGCTTGAGCGCGAATAATGGTGCGGCAATAATAGGAGGTGGGGGCACCCCCTCCTATGGATGGCGCCGCAGGGAGGGGGAGGCCCCCCTAGGCTGCAGCATGGCGCCGCAGCCGTATGGAAGGGGTTGCACCTCACCCCCTAATCTTGCAGCGCCATTATTGGCGCCGCAGTCTGTAGGGGGGAGGGGGCTGCCCCTTCACATGGGTTGCGGTGCCAATAATGGTACCGCACCCGTGGGAGGCCTCTGCAGCGCCTTCACGGGCAATGCAGAATAGCCTTCAGCTCTATTTTTTAAGTAGAATCGAAGGTACTCTCATTCCTCATCATCGGTTATCTTCCTTGGATTGCTTACTCAACTCTCGCGTTCTTCCTTGATCACTCACTAAAGTTACGAAATTTTGTCATTCTTCTCAATTCTTTTGATATGGCATAGAGGAGTCACATTCAGCCAGGGCCTGAGGTTGATTCACTACTTAGGGGGCAGGCCGCACACGGATCACAAGTTTTATGGGACGCCGAGGTGATTGCGGAATTTAGCATGTTAACCGTCATTAATTCGGCTCATTATGAAAATTGTCACTAATAGTTCAGGTGACAATTTTGCGTATACCTGCAACTGCAGTTCTTAGATGTCAGCGAGCGGCGCAACACgtaggtgaacttgatccgcGAATAGTCCCTTATCCGCAAGATACGGGATTTTACGGTGTTTATAAAATGGGGTTTGTCcagcttgattggcatttgattacagcattggtcgagcgatggaggcccgagacccatacctttcatatgccggaaggtgaagttACGATCACGCTGCGAGACGTTGCGATGATTACGGGGCTTCCTATCGAGGGACTTGATTCTACCGGCCCTACCGATTGGAATTGGGGTGATCTCTGTGATCATCCGCTTGGTGCTCGGCGAGCTCAATCGCGCggcacacaaataaatttaagatggttgagtgaaaattttcatcatcttccggAAGATGCCGATGAGGTCACTGTACTATATCATGCTAGGGCATTCATTCTCCGCCTGATTGGAGGATATATTTTCGCGGACAAATCAGGTGCTcgagttagtttgctatttctccCACTATTGGCGAACATCGAGGCCCCTACACAATACAATTGGGGTTCAGAAGCACTAGCatggttgtatcgggagctatgccgtgcaaccgatccaaacgcgaggcaaatgggcggtgccctacatgtactccagatttgggcgtgggagcgttTCAAATGTGTCTCCCCGGGTCTGACTTCCGCTGCTTCTTTCCCggatgcacctttcggtagtcggtatgtcatgtattgcctttttcatttcgtgcgtcattaatttttttgcggTGCGTATAGTACATGAAATCTAAAGTTTTATGTTTCTGTAGCCGGAGTCGAGGCCGAACTACAACCGACGTCCCCACGCATACCGTGACACATCCGCgctaccaatttgatcgaatggggaccgatgatgtaagtaatgatagcaacgagtgGGTTCAATATCatgttaatctttaaatttagctttggtgtaatttcatatatttcattacgataacggattatttgggagccgtatgacgaaattgaagaagatgtaCCGGATTACTACTTTCACGGACAAAACTATTGGAGGGCGAAAGTCCCACTCATCATCctttggatagttgagtggcactaTCCGCACCGTGTACTTCGGCGGTTGCGgttgcagcagccaatacctaagAATCCTCACGATCATAGTGGCTTGCATGGTCTTGATAACACGCCACCCAAGACCGATTGGGAGGATAAGTACAGACGGTGGATCGATTTGTGGAACGGACGTGCCGAACGTATAGTGCGGGGTAGACAATCAACGTAaacactccactttcattccggatatatggagtggttccgtcgacatacaaggaagtggatttctattgcaggagctgcaatgggttcaacggttcgtacattttaatttcaatttatttcactacttattttaagtaacataaattattgatatattgttaacttttgttaattttgatatcattactagggtgacGGCGTCGAACGGATCTACATATCATGGATTCGGTCGGTCCATCTCCCGAAGCTTGGAAAGAAGTGAGGacgatagctagggcaatgttatATGCCCGGAATGAGGAGCGGCGACTAACAATGATGTCAGCACCTCAACCAGGAACTACAACAACACCCTTTGGGCCGGACGAGGAGGATGACCCCCCCGAGACAGTTCACCCGACCCGGAGAAATCCTCGAGCTCAtacatatgatgatgtcgtcccGTATTCTATGGAATATCATACAACGGATTTCGCTCCcgagttcactccggggttcagccAGCATTTCGATGCGGGGTTCACCTAGTTCGCCGGAACATTTGATGATCAACATCCGCAGACTCCGGCTAGTTCTCCTTGAGAATATGGAcccgatttctctcattcttatccaGTCCCTCCTACAGAAGGGTatgacatattttcacaagatatgccttcgtcatcgagaCATCCTACTCGGTCGGACCCTCGTTCTCGTCGGTATGACACTAGGCCTCCCGATCAACGGAGACAACCTCATTGCGGAACaagaggtcatgtaggaagacaacatcgttagtacatgtaattgcaattaacttgtcatctattatgaagatttcgtgtttttgtatatcttatgcAATTATATGTCGTGTTTCCACAcgtatccatttttatttatttgaataaaacaccaaaaaataaaaagccacGGAAACGGTGCCCATGGTAACACAAAtacgtaatttttttgttcatcactaaaaccttaaaaattgttgtaccaccaaaaaccgtaaACCCTGTGCATCAAAAGAGGATGGTGGAAGAAAAGCATTAGATGGAGCAATTTTAAAACACTaatctccattcaagaagatcaGATGATTATTGGAAAAGTATAAGTGAGCGAGTGGAAACTTGTACTGTCATCACAAACAATTAGAGTAGTATAATATGGGAGTAGTAATGCATCTTTCAGCCCAAGTCGAGAATACAATGTGAACACCAATTGCAGTCAAcggattccaaaaaaaaaaaaatatatatttgttaaCATCATAAGTCAAGAATGCATGTGGTGCGTGGAAAGCAAAGCGTCGGTGCATTGTTAGCATTATCAATCCAACAACCTTTgaagatgataataataataataataaattccaACAACCATTATCCTGTTGTGACCTAGAGGGAATCCAATGTGGGACAACGGCCAAATTAGCAACGACATTATAAATATGACCAAGAGGACAACAATGACACTGTATCATCCGAATTATGGTGAGGAAAACTACACCACCGGAGATATCAAATTTGTTACACATTCGCCTTGATGTACTTTTGTGCATAGTTGTTATTAGGGCACTATTacgtgtaattttctttttacaaattACTAGAAGATATAGTTGTATTTAAATTTGGTTTAATTgagtgaatgtttttttttattatatttctctTACTCAACTCTTAATCATTTTtacaaattgagaaaaattagaaaaaaaaattaagattaacttacaaaaagaaatgggCCCCGACCAACGGAGCCCGGAATGGGCCTTCAGCCCCTCCTAGCTAGCAAAGCACACCTACATGGGTCCACTCGGTCTTTGTGCCCGTGCccacttccttttcttctttctctaccaTCGACACTCATGTCTTGAGCCTTTTCTTAGTTTTTCACCCTCTTCCTCTATTGGATGGTCTTACTCCCACGGGGATAAACTAATCGCAGCTAcggtctccttcttccttcttgggGAAATTAAGCCTAAggggtcttgcgaaaattccccGAGCATGGAGCTCACCGGCCAGCGTAATGGCCGATCGCCGCACGACTAGCCATTGCCGAGGTCCGCGGTTGACGGACGAAGGAGGAAGTGGTTAAACACTATGAAAGGGAATTTATTAGtgaaaagaagaagtgaaaaaagcgCAATCCTATTTTAGTCAATCAACTTGTATACAAAGCGCGTTTATTTATAACTAGGAAGATTACAAAGattaattggacattgtcatgtGAAGAAGACACGTCCAAGGGGCAACATGGCAAGTGGGCTCCAACTTTGAAATCACAAGGGAAACGGAGGTTCTTAGGATTCCAAATACCTAATGTTCTTCCAATGTCAAATACAGCCGACAAACAAGCAATATAACTAAGGATTCTCTGTCCGGTTTCAATCTCTCGTTTTGTCCTTGAATGTCTCAATCTTTCCACCATAAAAGTTGCCTAAGCCATTGCAACACGACACTCGAGTTCGACCGCTTGATGTGATAGTTCGCACTAAATCGCAGTCAAGATCACCACCATGCCTCCGGCACCTACCACCGCTAGGACCTTCCATCTATAGCCCGAAAAAAAAGTTCCCTCCTTAggaatttgaagaaattcacGTGATTGAGCACGAATAATGGATGTTGCTTTAGTATATTAGTGCTCTATAGTGTGCCAAAGAGCATTGATAGGGCCATCACTCCTCGACATCGCATTACTCGACATGATCACGCAATACCCTATAGAAGAAATAACCTCTTCTTTTGCCCAGGCTGGCCGCACAAGTAGGAAAAAAACGgggtcactttcttctttccccGATGCTCGAGAGACAACGCTCGGGGAGCGGAAGATGCCATTTATTTTGGGTCGAGGAGACCACGGACCACAGAGAAAGATCCAAGGAAAGGAACTCAAAACATCTGAATTCGAATTGAAGTCTGCTCGAGAGTTCGGATTCTCATCATCCCGGAATGGCCCTTCGGCCCCTCTTGGGTGTCTCAACATGAAAAGACATGGAAGAGATAGACAAAAAGCATTTGCATGGATGAGATAAGCTGGGATAATTATTTCGgagtaaaatccaaaaaattggatCGGTCGAACGATTAGCGGATCTCATAATGTAGAGCACACATGGGAGGTTTCTtcggatttataaaaaaaaaaaaaaggtttcgacATGTCGTTTTCATGAGTTGAAACCCGAAGCCTGATTTTAATTCATTAAACCAAACTATTGTTTATTTACATCAACATGAACCAactcaaaagcaaaaacatgaatatcaaattagtaaacCTCGAATCAACCTTTTCAAGATTGAATATTGGTTTGGACATTTCGTCGAGCCCCTAGTGTGCATTAGATTTCCCAAACCAGTTTCTCTGAGCCTTGTTAATGGCCTTCAATCTCGACCCGTAATCAACATTAAGAACAAATCCAGAATAAGAGATATAATAAAACATGCAACCACCATGAGATACCCCATAGCCCATAACCACCATGATTCTGTATACATTCTATTCCGTACACTTGTAACCATTAATTAGGCATAATTCAAGTTTCGTACGAGATACATTTACAGCATGGGACACCCCATAGCCTATGACCACCATCAGAATCACGTTTCACGTTATGCTGTGACCTTTGCTCGGCTTTTGTGTTGTCGTTCGcttaattttcacttcttttatcTCAATAGTTTCCGCTAgttaactttttcaaaaaagccataaattttGTTCGAATCATACCAACTATAacctatttatctttttttttttgtaccaccAAAAGCTCGAAATTTCTATCCGCACAACACATTTACCTTTCATCGTAGTTCCAACCGGTCAAAACATAGTAGATTTCGAATTCGAGTACATAGGGGAGgtttcagattaaaaaaaaaatggattttcacATGTAGGTTTCACGACATgaacttgaaacttgaaatttgaaatttgaaacatttctttatttttttttattctatatcTTCATATAATTATGTGATAAACAATTAAATGTACGTAATTAAATTTAGATGGAaagttaatcaatgaaaattatttcatattttaaatgaaaaataaaattaattaaaaatggcgGATCAAGTGGTCAATGGCGGCCCACTGCCGCTCGGCATCAATAATGCCGAACGGCCGCCGCTCAGCATCCATAATGCCGAGCGGCTGCCGCTCGGCATCGCCGGTGCCGAGCAGGTGGGGAGCTACCATTTCCCCCGCCGACCGACAGATTGACTGCCGAgccgggtgtcgctcggcattatgatcgccgagcgacacccgatttggtaaataaaaaaagtcaacacctgATTTGGTATTTAGTTTGTTTTGttcacctggtttggaaaaaagccctctTTGGACACCCTCGCCCCAAAGGATACCCTGAGAGACGGTGATGTCTTCATCTCCCGAGGAAGGAAATTTACTCTCGGTTTCTTCAGCCCGGGTAATTCAAGCTTGCGGTATGTCGGGATTTGGTTCTATGGACTACCGGAGCGAGCCGTCATTTGGGTTGCTAACAGAGGAAATCCGGTGAATGGTACTTCAGGAGTTGTTGCATTTGATCATATGGAAACTTAGTGATCCATGAAAACAGTGGGAGCTTTCCCATTTGGTCAACCAATGTTTCCTCCATGACTTCGAACGATTCTACCACCGCCCAACTGTTGGATTCGGGTAATCTGGTTTTGAATCATGTTTTGAGCAAAGTGGTCATTTGGCAGGGCTTTGATTATCCCACGGATACCTTTCTTCCGTCCATGAAACTTGGGTTGGACCGGAGAACCGGTCTGAACTGGTTCCTGACATCTTGGAAGTCCGAAGATGATCCAGCACCGGGCAGTTGTTCATACCGGTTTGAACCAATGGGTGACCCACAGTTGTTCCTTTACAAGGATCGAGCTCCCTATTGGCGGGGTGGACCCATAATTGAGAGACTGCAAGGTGGCGTTCCCAAGGTGGCTTATGATCTTATTTTTAGCAACATCACAATTGCGAATAACGTGATGGAGGTTTCTCTGATGTATGGCGTCGCCAATGCATCGGTTATCGTTAGAATAGTGGTGCGTGAGTCAGGGTCAGTTAATCACTTCACATGGCACGATGAAGAGCAGCAGTGGACCGAATTTGCTTACTATCCAAAGGAGCAGTGTGACCACTACGGCACTGTGGGCCTAATGCCAACTGCGGTGCAAACAGCGCAGACCAGCTCGACTGCACATGCCTGCCCGGCTTCAAGCCCAAGTCTCCAAGCGATGGGTACCCATGGGACGGATCAGACGGGTGCAAGAGGAGGCAAGGTGCGTCAATGTGTCGACGTGGGGAAGGTTTCGTGAAGGTAGAACGGGTGAAGTTGCCAGACACTTCAACAGCACATGTCGACATGAGCCTGAGCTTGAAGGAGTGTGAGCAGGAATGCTTAAGGGACTGCAATTGCACAGCTTATTCGAGTGCGAATGAAAGTATGGGGGAGCATGGATGTCTCAAATGGTATGGAGATTTGATGGATACAAGGGCATTTTCAAACTTGGGTCAAGATTTTTATGTGCGGGTCGATGCAACTGACTTAGGTACTCATTGCTAATATCTACTTCAAATTCTTTGCTGCAATTGTGAGGTTgtaattattttccaatttctccTGATCTCTTGTCTTGACGAAACAGTTTGCTTCTGATAGTTCATAAAATAAACTTCCCCTGTTGCTTTATTTCCGTAACATTTTTGCGTTCCATGTCCGCATGCCTTCTTTTACAGCTCGGTATAAGAAAAGAAGTATTCTTGTCAAGAAGGCGATGGTGGCAACGATACCGGTATCTGCAGTAGTGTTGCTGCTCTTAGGCTCCCTTATGTACTGCCTTCTGCTGAAGAGGAAAAGAGGTGTGGTAATCTTGCAAGGATAGAAGCTTTTTCTGCCATATAAATTACTTAAGTCTGTTTTACAAGTAATCTAGCCTGGATTTTAAGCATTACAGAAGTGCTTTCATTCTTTCTTAAGGTTTTTATTGAACTGTGTGACAGCAGATAGAAGAGGGCGTAATCATCTGTTTAGTGTCACGACAAGCTCAACATATTTCGAGGGACTTCCAGGTCTGAAAGAACTTGACAGCGAAGCTAGGCGAAAAACAGATATACCGGTCTTTGATTTTGGAACTGTAGCTGCAGCCACAAGCAATTTTTCCTCTGCCAATGAGCTTGGCTAAGGCGGTTTTGGATCCGTATATAAGGTAATTAATTTCCCTATTCAACTGAATCCAAATGGTTACTGAATATTAAATGTGTAGTCTATCAACTTCATTTGTCTGTTGCTCGTGGGGATTGATGTCCTCGAATAAAATTGTCTGAAACGAGCTAGTTTTATTGTAATGAAACGAGCTGTGCCATGTGATATAACACCCTAAAACTATCACACAAACTCACGCGTCCCATAAAATCTGTACCCCCAAACAAATCATAACCTAAGCTTTGACACCAAAGATATCACACCCCAAAACTACCAAAAGTAAGGGGTGACACGGCTGTCCTTCCACACAAAGTACAAAGAATCAAAATAACCAAAGAACCTGTTTACAAACTATACATATATCTCCAAccatatatatacatgataccCCTCGGTCGTCAAAAGAATATATGCAACTAGAACTCAGCCAACCCAACAAACTATCAACAATCATATGTACAACTCCCTTAAATCGTACCCAAAATCCTACTACCAAAAGTTCTCGACGGCGCTCTCACCTTACTTGCCACTAACCGAGAAACCTGAAAAGCATGTAAGGTGAGAGGAATGAGCAACCAAAGCTTAGTGAATAATATATCTCTTCTAAGTGGATAGAACTTCCATAACAACATTTAAGACTTAAGACATAGCTAATTCATATCAAAATTAGAGTATAACAAACTTACAATAATAATGTCAAAACAAGTATCAATGGTAGAGTTCAATACTCAATCTCGTCAAGTTACATTTTAGGGGTCCATTCCATGGT
The sequence above is drawn from the Rhodamnia argentea isolate NSW1041297 chromosome 9, ASM2092103v1, whole genome shotgun sequence genome and encodes:
- the LOC125316479 gene encoding G-type lectin S-receptor-like serine/threonine-protein kinase RKS1, with product MTSNDSTTAQLLDSGNLVLNHVLSKVVIWQGFDYPTDTFLPSMKLGLDRRTGLNWFLTSWKSEDDPAPGSCSYRFEPMGDPQLFLYKDRAPYWRGGPIIERLQGGVPKVAYDLIFSNITIANNVMEVSLMYGVANASVIVRIVVRESGSVNHFTWHDEEQQWTEFAYYPKEQCDHYGTVGLMPTAVQTAQTSSTAHACPASSPSLQAMGTHGTDQTGARGGKVRQCVDVGKVS